A window of the Paenibacillus woosongensis genome harbors these coding sequences:
- a CDS encoding DEAD/DEAH box helicase, with amino-acid sequence MRRCLVVAPKKVAEATWTNEAAKWQHLKHLRIIPVLGAQQKRIRALNTPGDIWVISRDNLAWLVEHYRNAWPFDMVVLDELSSFKNHQAKRFKVLTWVRPHIKRIVGLTGTPAPNGLLDLWAQVNLLDQGKRLEKLITHYRTKYFEKNYNGYGYTAKPGADDAIQRKIADICISMKAEDYLELPDAITNIIPVVLEDKALKQYKQMEKELLLEIDDDTEITATSAAVLTGKLLQLCNGALYDGERNVHEIHNCKIEAFMELIEQLNGKPALVFYSYQHDRDRILKALEKSGLRIRELKTPQDQLDWNTGKIDILLAHPASAAYGLNLQDGGNHVVWFSLPWSLELYEQANKRLHRQGQKQKVILHHLVVQDGADEDVMAALEAKATTQEKLLNALKVRAEQIRKGA; translated from the coding sequence ATTAGGCGCTGCCTGGTTGTAGCCCCGAAAAAGGTTGCAGAGGCAACTTGGACAAACGAAGCAGCCAAATGGCAGCACCTTAAGCATCTACGGATCATACCTGTACTGGGGGCGCAGCAGAAGCGGATCCGCGCGCTGAACACGCCGGGGGATATATGGGTCATTAGCCGGGATAATCTGGCCTGGCTCGTAGAGCATTACCGCAACGCCTGGCCGTTTGACATGGTTGTTCTGGACGAGCTCTCTAGCTTCAAGAATCACCAAGCGAAGCGATTCAAGGTGTTAACCTGGGTGCGGCCGCACATTAAGCGTATCGTAGGGCTGACCGGTACACCAGCGCCGAACGGGCTACTTGATTTATGGGCGCAGGTGAATCTGTTGGACCAAGGCAAACGGCTTGAAAAACTTATTACACATTACCGGACAAAGTATTTTGAAAAGAATTACAACGGCTACGGCTATACGGCCAAGCCAGGAGCGGATGACGCAATCCAGCGCAAGATAGCAGACATTTGCATCAGCATGAAAGCCGAGGATTACTTGGAGCTGCCGGACGCAATCACGAACATTATTCCGGTCGTACTGGAGGATAAAGCCCTGAAGCAGTACAAGCAGATGGAGAAAGAGCTGCTGCTGGAGATTGACGACGATACGGAGATAACCGCAACTAGTGCGGCCGTTCTAACTGGAAAGCTGTTGCAGCTTTGTAATGGTGCTTTGTATGACGGGGAACGTAATGTACATGAGATTCATAATTGCAAGATTGAGGCGTTCATGGAGCTGATCGAGCAGCTGAACGGAAAGCCGGCGTTAGTATTTTATAGCTATCAGCATGACCGGGACCGGATCCTAAAGGCTCTTGAAAAGTCTGGCCTTCGGATCCGGGAGCTTAAAACCCCGCAGGATCAACTTGACTGGAATACCGGCAAGATCGATATTCTTTTAGCGCATCCGGCCAGTGCGGCCTACGGGCTCAATCTTCAAGACGGCGGTAACCATGTCGTGTGGTTCAGCTTACCGTGGAGCCTGGAACTATACGAGCAGGCGAACAAGCGGCTGCACAGGCAAGGCCAAAAGCAAAAAGTTATTCTGCATCACCTGGTTGTCCAGGACGGCGCTGACGAGGATGTCATGGCTGCACTAGAAGCGAAGGCGACGACCCAGGAGAAATTGCTTAACGCTTTGAAGGTGAGAGCGGAGCAAATCCGGAAAGGAGCTTGA
- the terS gene encoding phage terminase small subunit, producing the protein MAEAYKLAEQDYMDGMKYKDIAEKYGVSLNTVKSWKQRHGWDRKKGAHKPKRVHTNKGGAPPGNQNARGNRGGPGGPPRNSKAVKHGLFQKYLPAESLEIMEQLQTKQPLDIVWDNIMIQYTAIIRAQQIMYVRDREDMTTTQIEEKRGNVSGERWEVQQAWDKQATFLQAQSRAMGTLQSLIKQYDELLKTELATEEQKARIEVLRSKVPNRDGIDPNAQITALADLINNPAPERVIDDD; encoded by the coding sequence ATGGCTGAAGCCTACAAATTAGCCGAACAGGATTACATGGACGGCATGAAATATAAGGACATCGCCGAGAAATACGGTGTATCCCTTAACACGGTCAAGAGCTGGAAGCAGAGGCACGGATGGGATCGTAAAAAGGGTGCACACAAACCAAAAAGGGTGCACACAAATAAAGGAGGCGCCCCGCCGGGTAATCAGAACGCCAGGGGGAATCGGGGCGGTCCTGGAGGGCCTCCACGGAACAGCAAGGCCGTTAAGCATGGTCTGTTTCAGAAGTATCTGCCGGCAGAGTCGCTGGAGATCATGGAGCAGCTGCAGACGAAGCAGCCGCTTGATATCGTTTGGGATAACATCATGATTCAATATACAGCGATTATACGGGCACAGCAGATCATGTACGTCCGGGATCGTGAAGACATGACGACGACGCAGATCGAAGAGAAGCGCGGGAACGTCAGCGGCGAACGCTGGGAAGTGCAACAGGCCTGGGATAAACAGGCGACCTTCCTGCAAGCGCAAAGCAGGGCCATGGGTACGCTACAGAGCTTGATCAAGCAATATGATGAGCTGCTGAAGACGGAGCTTGCTACGGAAGAGCAGAAAGCTCGTATCGAAGTCTTACGGTCTAAAGTGCCTAATAGAGACGGCATTGATCCGAATGCGCAGATTACAGCGCTAGCGGATCTGATCAATAACCCCGCACCAGAACGGGTGATTGACGATGATTGA
- a CDS encoding phage terminase large subunit, with translation MIEYAPLTAKQTEYIRRSVDSWLNVAEGGKRAGKNIINLIAYATCLEIHPDKLHLVAGVSLAAAKMNAIDSNGFGLQHLFAGRCREGEYKNRDALYIQTKTGEKIVIVAGGGKANDAARIKGNSYGTVYITEVNECHQSFVQEVFDRTLASSNRQLFFDLNPKPPAHWFYRDVLDYQDELKARGENPGYNYEHFTVFDNLSIPDDRLKATLATYDKSSLWFQADIKGKRTAATGRIYTGYTSKDVIVTRDQVKDLRFLEFSIGIDIGGTAATVATLTGFTMQYKDVILLDGYYHKQGKESGYTHDRYAKEIVDKVAEWSETYPAFFASVHIFAESADKLFRQALANELRRRGFNISVTAAYKKEGIVDRIRLTNILINQGRYKVMQHLKPWIEALENATWDEDERQKGEWVRTDDGSYPVDCLDSSEYAVQPFKRRLEV, from the coding sequence ATGATTGAGTATGCGCCATTAACGGCCAAGCAGACCGAATATATACGCCGTAGCGTCGATTCCTGGCTGAACGTTGCGGAAGGCGGAAAGCGGGCCGGGAAGAATATTATTAACCTGATCGCTTATGCTACGTGCCTGGAGATCCATCCGGATAAGCTGCATCTTGTGGCCGGCGTTTCATTGGCAGCAGCCAAGATGAACGCAATCGACTCGAACGGCTTTGGCCTGCAGCACCTTTTCGCAGGAAGATGTCGAGAGGGTGAATACAAAAACCGTGACGCTTTGTACATCCAGACCAAAACTGGTGAAAAGATCGTTATTGTCGCCGGCGGAGGGAAGGCGAACGACGCGGCCCGGATTAAGGGTAACTCCTACGGTACGGTATACATTACCGAGGTTAACGAGTGTCATCAGTCCTTCGTTCAAGAAGTATTTGACCGGACGCTGGCGAGTTCTAACCGTCAGTTATTCTTTGACCTTAACCCGAAGCCTCCGGCGCATTGGTTCTACCGTGACGTGCTGGATTACCAGGACGAGCTCAAAGCCCGAGGGGAAAATCCGGGTTACAATTACGAGCATTTCACCGTATTTGATAATCTGTCGATTCCAGACGACCGCTTAAAGGCTACGCTCGCGACTTATGATAAGTCGAGCCTTTGGTTTCAGGCCGATATCAAAGGCAAGCGCACAGCGGCCACGGGGCGGATATATACCGGATATACAAGCAAAGATGTTATAGTCACCCGAGACCAGGTTAAGGATCTCCGATTCCTGGAGTTCTCGATCGGGATAGACATCGGTGGTACGGCTGCCACGGTAGCGACGTTGACGGGCTTTACGATGCAATATAAAGATGTGATTCTGCTTGATGGGTATTATCATAAGCAAGGCAAAGAGTCAGGATATACGCACGATCGGTATGCCAAGGAGATCGTCGATAAGGTAGCAGAGTGGTCAGAGACTTACCCTGCTTTTTTTGCGTCCGTTCATATTTTTGCGGAATCAGCAGACAAGTTATTTCGCCAGGCTTTAGCCAACGAGCTGCGCCGAAGGGGGTTCAATATTTCGGTGACAGCAGCCTATAAGAAAGAGGGTATCGTGGATCGGATCAGGCTCACGAATATTCTGATTAATCAGGGGCGGTACAAGGTTATGCAGCATTTAAAACCCTGGATTGAAGCGCTAGAGAATGCCACTTGGGATGAGGACGAACGACAAAAGGGTGAATGGGTACGAACGGATGATGGCAGCTATCCTGTTGACTGCCTGGACAGCAGCGAGTACGCGGTACAGCCGTTTAAGCGCAGATTGGAGGTTTAG
- a CDS encoding capsid protein codes for MGWFKNMVMKILRIQPAQDNKTIIIQEPFSYQTSVLRNRLWYRGDPSELDQFYKQTASDSVSKSRFWAAVPSEDLSIRKIHSGLPAMIVERLADIVIADLDGIELKTEEQTELWKEIAEDNEIDELLGDSIAEALVAGDGAFKITVDPDVTEYPIIEFYSGDQVEYKRERGRLREVIFYTDYRFKDKDYRLEESYGFNYIRSRLLDDQGKEAPLSAIPDTAELAPEVAFDGDFIMAVPLMFFRSKKWKGRGKSIFDSKADNFDALDEVISQWIDAIRSGRVQKYIPEDLIPKNPKTGALLKPNPFDNQFIRIGSVMAEDAKGQIDMVQPQILYEAFVSSYSSTLDMCLQGIISPATLGIDLKKTDNAEAQREKEKATLYTRGKIIERLNDIIPQLVATVMKVYDTMKGRNAGEYEASVNFGEYASPSFDSVVETVGKARTYGIMSVERAVDELYGDTWTDDEKAEEVKRLKAEEGLVSMNEPEIRKHDDPPGAEDDDPGGEE; via the coding sequence ATGGGGTGGTTTAAGAACATGGTCATGAAGATATTGCGGATCCAGCCCGCACAGGATAATAAGACGATAATCATCCAGGAGCCGTTTAGCTACCAGACAAGCGTGCTGCGGAATCGGCTTTGGTATCGAGGCGATCCGTCCGAGCTGGATCAATTCTATAAGCAGACGGCTTCTGATAGCGTAAGCAAGTCCCGCTTTTGGGCGGCTGTACCTTCTGAGGATCTCTCGATCAGAAAAATTCACTCAGGATTGCCTGCTATGATCGTTGAGCGCCTGGCGGATATTGTGATAGCGGATCTGGACGGCATCGAGCTGAAGACCGAGGAGCAGACAGAGCTCTGGAAGGAGATCGCCGAGGATAACGAGATTGACGAGCTGCTGGGCGATAGTATTGCCGAGGCGCTGGTCGCCGGGGATGGGGCGTTCAAGATTACCGTGGATCCGGATGTGACGGAATATCCGATCATCGAGTTTTATAGCGGCGATCAAGTCGAATACAAGCGAGAACGGGGTCGATTACGGGAAGTCATTTTCTATACGGATTATCGATTCAAGGATAAAGACTATCGGCTTGAAGAGAGTTACGGCTTTAACTATATTCGCAGCCGGCTCCTGGATGATCAAGGAAAAGAGGCTCCTTTGTCCGCGATTCCTGATACAGCTGAGCTGGCTCCAGAGGTCGCATTCGATGGTGATTTCATTATGGCCGTTCCGCTCATGTTTTTCCGATCGAAGAAGTGGAAAGGCCGGGGTAAGTCGATATTCGACTCCAAAGCTGACAACTTCGACGCATTGGATGAAGTGATCAGTCAATGGATCGATGCGATCAGGAGCGGTAGGGTCCAGAAATACATCCCGGAGGATCTGATACCTAAGAATCCCAAAACAGGGGCCCTTCTCAAACCGAACCCTTTTGACAATCAGTTTATCAGGATCGGTAGCGTGATGGCCGAGGATGCAAAAGGTCAGATCGATATGGTTCAGCCGCAGATTCTCTATGAGGCGTTCGTCAGCTCCTACTCATCAACACTGGATATGTGCTTGCAGGGAATTATTTCCCCAGCTACGTTGGGGATCGACCTCAAGAAGACAGACAACGCCGAGGCTCAGCGGGAAAAAGAAAAGGCCACGCTGTACACTCGAGGGAAAATCATCGAACGGCTGAATGATATTATTCCGCAGCTGGTGGCTACGGTGATGAAGGTTTACGACACGATGAAGGGCCGCAACGCTGGGGAGTATGAGGCCAGTGTAAACTTCGGGGAGTATGCCAGCCCGAGCTTTGACAGCGTGGTGGAGACAGTTGGCAAGGCCCGCACTTATGGCATCATGTCCGTGGAGCGTGCAGTGGATGAACTTTATGGCGATACCTGGACCGATGATGAAAAGGCCGAAGAGGTAAAGCGCCTGAAAGCGGAGGAAGGGCTAGTGAGTATGAACGAGCCGGAAATTCGGAAACATGACGATCCTCCAGGGGCTGAGGACGATGATCCAGGCGGTGAAGAATAA
- a CDS encoding phage minor capsid protein: MARDPYDIRAIFDEMTMNLIASLKRNLSRHEAEEERVGFRFDQWQLAKLRALHRYRQDNKRLIGEAGSEANKLIDDVLQQSFDDGQSRFSRMWDKFTNAILKPFGRKRVPVTGEIEFPQDFKETIEPPKPRQPSRSKPADPSKPIPDMHQPLPVPKPKPHSELPKAPPESDFFGMNDKKLKALQDSVKDDLRKGSEAALRKMDDVYRQVIFKAEAHMAAGAITLDQAIDKATKDFLERGLDVIVFKDGRRVPLPYYAEMALRTASQRATFLGEGKKRDEWGIFTVVMSSHDNCSPWCLPFQGTVLIDDVYTSISKEQAEQLSRDTGYLLLSYAMEQGAFHPACRHTLATYFPGITQLPKPADPEEAVALYEAEQKQRYMENVIRKYKRLELGSIDEANQVKYGNKVIEWQERLKAHLAEYPHLRRDKRREKIDGEVPAAERKELLKNAELNAKIEETRKLIRDQHPKDILRGQQNKHIPGTHEYNQYVDKLKAKGQHGPSRLTITQDEAAELVKQYAGTGKALFGKNGWTNKELIVTNDRVIGVAVDNLTGKEAETTVFKIHYGKKGVHIVPDYPSKKG, encoded by the coding sequence ATGGCTCGTGATCCGTATGATATCCGAGCCATCTTTGACGAGATGACCATGAACCTGATCGCCAGTCTTAAGCGAAACCTTTCTCGGCATGAGGCTGAGGAAGAGCGTGTAGGATTCCGGTTTGATCAATGGCAGCTCGCCAAGCTCCGGGCCTTACACAGGTACAGGCAGGATAACAAGCGACTTATTGGAGAGGCTGGCAGCGAAGCAAACAAGTTGATTGACGACGTGCTGCAGCAGAGCTTTGATGACGGGCAAAGTAGATTTTCCCGGATGTGGGATAAATTCACCAATGCCATTTTGAAGCCGTTTGGCAGAAAGCGAGTGCCGGTAACGGGCGAGATTGAATTCCCGCAGGACTTCAAGGAAACTATCGAACCGCCGAAACCTAGGCAGCCTTCAAGGTCTAAGCCCGCGGATCCGTCGAAGCCTATTCCCGATATGCACCAACCACTTCCTGTGCCCAAGCCCAAACCGCACAGCGAGCTTCCGAAAGCACCGCCTGAAAGTGACTTCTTCGGCATGAATGATAAGAAGCTGAAGGCCCTCCAGGATAGCGTGAAGGATGATCTTAGGAAGGGGAGCGAGGCTGCTTTGCGTAAGATGGATGACGTGTATCGGCAGGTTATCTTTAAGGCTGAGGCGCATATGGCAGCCGGGGCGATCACACTCGACCAGGCAATCGATAAGGCGACCAAGGACTTTCTGGAGAGAGGATTGGATGTCATCGTTTTTAAAGACGGCCGTCGTGTTCCGCTGCCTTATTATGCTGAAATGGCGTTACGGACGGCCAGCCAGCGGGCTACATTCCTGGGTGAAGGAAAGAAGCGCGACGAATGGGGCATCTTCACCGTAGTAATGAGTAGCCATGATAACTGCTCACCTTGGTGCCTACCTTTCCAGGGCACGGTGCTGATCGATGACGTGTATACCTCAATCAGCAAGGAGCAGGCTGAACAGCTCTCACGGGATACAGGCTATTTGTTGCTGTCCTACGCCATGGAGCAAGGAGCGTTTCATCCAGCCTGCCGGCATACTTTAGCGACATACTTCCCTGGGATTACTCAGTTGCCTAAGCCAGCGGATCCCGAAGAGGCTGTTGCGCTTTATGAAGCTGAGCAGAAGCAGCGCTATATGGAGAACGTGATCAGGAAGTACAAGCGTCTGGAACTTGGCTCGATCGATGAGGCGAACCAAGTCAAGTACGGGAACAAGGTTATTGAGTGGCAGGAACGGCTTAAGGCGCATCTTGCCGAGTATCCGCATCTCCGGCGCGACAAACGGCGAGAGAAGATTGACGGCGAAGTGCCGGCAGCCGAACGGAAGGAGCTCTTGAAAAATGCAGAGCTTAATGCCAAGATTGAAGAAACGCGGAAGCTCATTCGCGATCAGCATCCGAAAGACATCCTTCGCGGCCAACAGAACAAGCACATACCGGGTACTCATGAATATAACCAGTACGTGGATAAGCTGAAGGCCAAAGGACAACACGGTCCGTCGAGGCTGACCATAACACAGGATGAAGCTGCTGAGTTGGTGAAGCAGTACGCGGGAACAGGTAAAGCACTGTTTGGTAAAAATGGTTGGACTAATAAGGAATTGATAGTGACCAATGACCGAGTAATTGGCGTTGCCGTCGATAACCTGACAGGCAAGGAAGCTGAAACGACGGTCTTTAAAATACATTACGGGAAAAAGGGAGTCCATATTGTACCGGACTACCCAAGCAAAAAGGGGTGA
- a CDS encoding phage scaffolding protein, which produces MDWLKELLKKLGVAEADVDKIDAEVRKELPMHFVPKSQYNELSEAKKKAEKDIAERDKQIADLGKTAGLSEELKKQIETLQTENQAAAERYAAELHDIKMTNALRQKLEGKVHDVDLVIGMLDKQVIKLGDDGNIVQGYEEQEKTLQESKAFLWKQEDNQQQQQSPPGFRVGGGGNPNPPAATLTLKDAIAAHFQK; this is translated from the coding sequence ATGGATTGGTTGAAAGAGCTTTTGAAGAAATTGGGCGTTGCGGAAGCAGATGTGGACAAGATCGATGCTGAAGTCCGCAAGGAGCTGCCTATGCATTTTGTACCGAAGTCTCAGTATAACGAATTGTCCGAAGCCAAGAAGAAGGCCGAGAAGGATATCGCTGAACGTGACAAGCAGATTGCGGATTTAGGCAAAACGGCCGGGCTGTCTGAAGAACTGAAAAAGCAGATTGAGACGCTACAGACAGAGAACCAGGCAGCTGCAGAAAGATACGCAGCTGAACTGCACGATATTAAGATGACAAATGCTTTAAGGCAGAAGCTTGAAGGCAAGGTTCACGATGTAGATCTAGTTATCGGCATGCTTGATAAGCAAGTCATCAAGCTTGGAGACGATGGGAACATCGTTCAAGGCTATGAAGAGCAAGAAAAGACGCTGCAAGAGTCTAAGGCGTTTCTATGGAAACAAGAAGACAACCAGCAACAGCAGCAGTCGCCTCCAGGCTTCCGAGTTGGTGGAGGCGGTAACCCTAACCCACCTGCAGCTACGTTGACCCTTAAGGACGCAATTGCAGCACATTTTCAAAAATAA
- a CDS encoding major capsid protein, producing MAVTLSEAKKNVQDALTMGVIDEFRKNNFLLENLTFDDAVSPTGGGATLTYGYTRLITQPTAQFRAVNEEYTPQEVSKQRFNVDLKVFGGAFELDRIIAGMGGIADEVQLQMSQKIKAAQALFNDTVINGDSAVEAKSFDGLDKALAGSATEFIPSEAIDLSTSAALDTNYKEFLDVLDEFLMGLDGTPSAIMGNLKLIAKIRAVARRSGMYMTKLNEFGNQVEYYGQIPLIDLGAKPGTNDPIVGTNGSGETSLYVARLGLDGFHGVSMAGHPPVKAWLPDFSTAGAVKKGEAEMVAAVALKATKAAGVMRKIKVQ from the coding sequence ATGGCAGTAACTCTGAGTGAAGCGAAGAAAAACGTCCAGGACGCATTGACGATGGGCGTGATCGATGAGTTTCGAAAAAATAACTTTTTACTGGAGAATCTGACGTTCGATGATGCAGTATCCCCGACTGGCGGCGGTGCAACATTGACCTATGGTTATACCCGCCTGATTACGCAACCGACAGCTCAATTCCGAGCCGTGAACGAAGAATACACACCGCAAGAGGTCAGCAAACAGCGTTTTAATGTGGACTTGAAAGTCTTCGGCGGTGCATTTGAACTCGATCGTATTATTGCAGGTATGGGTGGCATTGCCGATGAGGTACAGTTGCAAATGTCGCAGAAGATCAAGGCAGCGCAAGCGCTATTCAATGATACGGTTATCAACGGGGACAGTGCAGTCGAAGCAAAATCATTCGATGGATTGGATAAGGCTTTGGCGGGATCTGCAACAGAATTCATCCCTAGTGAGGCAATTGACTTATCCACTTCGGCGGCGCTTGATACTAATTACAAGGAGTTTCTAGACGTATTGGATGAATTTTTGATGGGCTTGGATGGTACGCCGTCTGCCATAATGGGTAACCTCAAGCTGATCGCCAAAATTCGCGCCGTTGCTCGTCGGTCCGGTATGTATATGACAAAGCTGAATGAATTCGGCAACCAAGTTGAGTACTACGGTCAAATTCCGTTGATCGACTTGGGAGCAAAGCCAGGAACGAATGATCCAATTGTCGGAACAAACGGATCGGGTGAAACAAGTCTTTACGTTGCTCGTCTAGGTTTGGATGGATTCCACGGCGTAAGCATGGCAGGTCACCCACCTGTAAAGGCATGGCTGCCTGATTTCTCCACAGCTGGAGCAGTCAAAAAGGGTGAGGCTGAGATGGTTGCAGCCGTTGCACTAAAGGCGACTAAAGCAGCTGGCGTTATGCGGAAAATCAAAGTCCAATAA
- a CDS encoding minor capsid protein — translation MKVNVKVTLNQAALKNLEQIQQQAIEMTADAVKSDIVTSAVVPKDIGELERSGHVVPGKGKAKLVYDTPYARRLYWHPEYDFRTDKNPNARGKWMEPYYAGEKKKFVQQTFGQFVKQLSKGMIK, via the coding sequence ATGAAGGTGAATGTTAAGGTAACGCTTAACCAGGCAGCCCTTAAGAACCTAGAGCAGATCCAGCAGCAGGCTATCGAAATGACTGCGGATGCTGTCAAGTCGGATATCGTCACATCTGCTGTTGTTCCAAAGGATATAGGGGAGCTCGAGCGCAGCGGCCATGTTGTTCCTGGAAAAGGGAAAGCCAAACTGGTGTATGATACCCCTTATGCCCGAAGGTTGTACTGGCATCCGGAATATGATTTCCGTACGGATAAAAACCCGAACGCTCGGGGTAAATGGATGGAGCCTTATTATGCTGGCGAAAAGAAGAAGTTTGTTCAGCAGACCTTTGGGCAGTTTGTGAAGCAGCTCAGCAAGGGGATGATCAAATGA
- a CDS encoding phage tail terminator protein, producing the protein MTITLGDVVNWLETVIDSTYWYVGKIDGKKEQCIGLYNTTGAQPRLALGGLEATGYVIKPISILVHWGRNADVAERKAQEVYNAFFGVSGAMIGGKRVTQFQMVTPQPVNVGTDSEGVFEYVIEVHIYHER; encoded by the coding sequence ATGACAATAACGCTGGGTGATGTAGTGAATTGGCTTGAAACTGTGATCGATAGCACCTATTGGTACGTTGGAAAAATCGACGGGAAAAAGGAACAATGTATAGGCTTGTATAACACAACTGGAGCGCAGCCCCGGCTTGCCTTGGGCGGATTGGAAGCTACCGGGTATGTTATCAAGCCTATTTCTATTCTCGTCCATTGGGGGCGAAATGCAGACGTTGCAGAGCGTAAGGCTCAGGAAGTATACAATGCCTTCTTTGGCGTTTCTGGCGCCATGATCGGCGGCAAGCGGGTAACCCAGTTTCAAATGGTCACGCCACAGCCGGTTAACGTTGGGACCGATAGCGAAGGCGTTTTCGAATATGTAATTGAAGTACACATTTATCACGAAAGGTAG
- a CDS encoding phage tail tube protein, whose product MPKVTSGVFPVFDIKFKIGTNGRDSTEAEMELIKEMETFQIAIDGNVEEWTPMETEGWIRRLMTGKGFSITLNGKRHVGDPGNDYVANTAWQSGLDCSSKAEIEFPDGSKLTFDCIVNVTAPNGGDSTAVSALECELMSDGKPVYTAA is encoded by the coding sequence ATGCCAAAAGTAACAAGTGGCGTGTTTCCCGTTTTCGACATTAAGTTTAAGATCGGGACTAATGGTCGCGACAGCACAGAGGCTGAAATGGAGCTAATTAAGGAAATGGAGACGTTTCAAATCGCGATTGACGGTAATGTTGAAGAGTGGACACCAATGGAGACAGAGGGCTGGATCCGTCGATTGATGACTGGAAAGGGATTTAGCATTACCCTCAACGGCAAGCGGCACGTAGGCGACCCAGGTAATGATTACGTTGCCAACACAGCTTGGCAGTCTGGACTGGATTGCTCCAGTAAAGCAGAGATTGAATTTCCAGACGGTAGCAAGTTGACTTTCGACTGCATCGTAAACGTCACAGCTCCCAACGGAGGCGACAGCACAGCGGTGTCGGCTCTTGAATGCGAACTGATGAGCGACGGGAAGCCAGTCTATACAGCAGCTTAA
- a CDS encoding Gp15 family bacteriophage protein, producing the protein MQYGIRLRAEPDMSWDEFCTLLAGIMPETPLGQIVQIRSENDREKLKNFSPEQKRIRNEWRTRELKQAKWTDEEARKAVQEFQKIIQQAFG; encoded by the coding sequence ATGCAATATGGCATTCGGCTGCGCGCTGAACCAGATATGTCCTGGGATGAGTTTTGCACTCTACTGGCCGGCATTATGCCGGAGACACCGCTGGGGCAGATCGTGCAGATCCGCTCAGAGAACGACCGGGAGAAGCTGAAGAACTTTTCCCCTGAGCAGAAGCGGATCCGAAACGAGTGGCGAACCCGGGAGCTTAAACAGGCGAAGTGGACGGACGAAGAAGCCAGAAAGGCTGTACAGGAATTCCAGAAAATAATTCAGCAAGCATTCGGTTAG